A segment of the Nilaparvata lugens isolate BPH chromosome X, ASM1435652v1, whole genome shotgun sequence genome:
AATTATCTCTTACAAGTGGTCAACTGAAAATCaaagctaataataatacactACAGTGTGAGTTATATGCAGATAGAGAAATTGATATCAGTATGAAAGATAGTGTTGCTCCAATTCTTGGATTCCAACACATGAAGCTAGAAGCTAATAAATGGCACATATCTACAAAACCAGTTCACATTATGCGTGTGAATAGCATCAGAGTAGAATGTAATATTGCAAAAGGATCTTATGATAATGGTAGTGAAGGTCACATACTGTATGAGTTCTATACAACTGTACCACCaggtttcaaaataattgtatCTCCAAAAACTGTAGTGTACCTACCAATCAATACAAACCGAATAGATCACATTCGTGTGAAACTAATAgatcaaaataatgaattgatcaatttccGAGGAGAAACTATAACCCAGGtagcacagaaacgttgaaataacgttagaaacacgtaataccttaacgttgaaaagacgtttaaattcaacgttgaaaacacgagAAAATGTCCGCCGTTTCCACGTTATTTTCAtcgttgaataatagttgaaaaaatattgtaacaaccattattttcaactataaatagacgttgaaagcacgtcgtgacaaccattattttcaaccataaatagacgttgaaagcacgttgtgacaaccattattttcaactataaatagacgttgaattagccatacttttgaaccggtaccttatcaattacatggtaatatttctaaaatcatttgaaaagagatgaaaatacgaaatcatatttccatttatttacatatgatttcatgtaacagaaatattaccctgcaatgcggtacattggtaagttgacattaaaaacacacaataaaaaccatattcatctcttttctgtatagggctactttttatagaaatagaaaggaaaataaaaatctcagtatcctttttgaattatttaatcactattattaatcattattaaatgattcaaaaaggatactgagatttttatttttctttctatttccatattacttcaattttgatccacAAAAATAGTATGATGAAAGGTTGTTTAAAGAACTAAGATGGTTACaaccaaattaccatggtaatttaatatactctgccaagctcaaaaacattttatgtctgtaagaaacataaattaaaactattatttcaagaattcagcagttgtttaaaaatcttgaatttttagtatgataattttatctgtggtgagcaaaaatagctcaattctttctaggaaataatatatatctaaatttttacttgacatttatgccaggtttaaactatgccaattggcaaaacaataataattgtcaattagtttttatttagctatgcctagatgatggttctagaattaaaagattcaattgatactttacaccagctataaatttcagaagacaatattattatcttgtcAATTGGCATCGTACAAACCCGCCTACATTTTAGTTTTCAGGTATGATGATAGTTTGTGATTCATGCAATAGAGAAACAAATATTCTATTACAGTGTTTCAATAGAAAGGgactttcaaaataactttccactttcatttcataatactttttaattactgacgaaattagattgtttttttctccactgaaaatactctgccgcatattttagccaatccttaatagcgtcttcaatttgggtctcaatgcccacagtcgacccacaagattttttgatagaatctgaaacataaggtaatataaattttaataagaaattctataatatgaaggcagatgaaattttgccactacataggagttattatttgatacagatgttgcatggttaaaagggaattgcttttaacaacaagtacagaaatttttctcaagtgcACATCTAATAATGTTATacatttgatattttgttacacacattgatattttgaatcacaaggcgaggtgatgactgttttttagataaaaatagtccattactatacaatagtcagaCGAGAAAGTCACACCAGCTGttcgttcaaacattcaaaagaactaagaataaagtaagaatattgggtttccaaattttgtagcatagacgaattttaacttgaaatactcctctttcattaggcctatagaagtaaacaaataaggctctatataaaaacggtagaaaatttattttttaatttatgagtaaaatttaatagttactgtaggtacatacttagttttatgaaaaaaaacagttgtatcccgatatttcaaccattttttattggcctactaaattttgtaaacctagaccaaaagtttaaaatcacaatgaaattaatcaaaatatcCTTGACATATATGGGTTGTAAACatgcataaattaattgaaaatttaattttaaaatgaacaagtttaagctaaatttcgtcaccatggaatgacgatatttggaaaatgttaatatttatgaGCTGAACTCCGGACACCcgttttcaatttcttggatcaccgagttaattactgaacttgttaaaagcaatcactttgatgttaagtgatttatattatattaagttcagtgttattatattgaGTTCGATGGAATTTCTCAACACAAGCAGTCCtgtgacaaaaacaatacatagatagcataatgaaaatatttgtgcaGGAATCAaagtaatagtaatttatttggaagttaagtagtaggctacatgtaaaatacttaaaaccaagcttattgtattatattaatttttaataattatattaaattagatccctctaatttaaaacataatataacttacctaaccctaacctcaaatgtaaacataattatgttcaacacacaatatttgttttgaagtttagacaataaatcaccaaacaatatcatcttttaaataagaataataaattaaataaacttaccaAGTCAAAGTGGAATAGGTAAACTCTTCTAAAAGAGTTCACAGCTTTCATCAATGTGATGagaattcaaacatgaaatggCGTTGATCAGTCGATCGTCGTTGATAGATCCGTTTTTGTGTAAGGACTACTGTAGCGCTGTGAGTGGTGGAATTGGAAGCTCGTTTTCAACGTGTTTTCAACGATAGATCAACCGTTGAAAACAAAGTTGCatttaaaacgttgaaaaattcaaccgctAACGGTTATTCAACCTCAACAACCAAATTTCAACGTTGGAAACACGTAGGTGTGCTACCTGGGAACTGTTTGTTTACATATAAGGAAATCACTaactatataaaaataatgttgatattCTCAAGTagtggaaataataataatacaatgataaatCAACATAAACTCACACCCAAAAATGTTAAACTATTACAAAGATTAGgatttattgtatataataaaaataagagtaaaaataattataatgtctcATCCAAAAGATATGAATACTATTGATACAATATTCAATGTCTCAGAAAAACCAAACTTTGATGAGAGTATAACAAAGTTTGAATATCATACACACACTCCTTATGCATCTCAAACATTCAACCACAATGATGAAATAcatataaatttgaatcaacAAGATGTCTATACACTACCCAGTAAAAGTTTCCTTCTAATTGAAGGACAAGTTGAGGTTAAGAAAGCAGATCATActaaaactgaaaattattcactaATTAATAATGGAgtagcttatttatttgatgaaatcagatatgaacTTGGTGATGTGGAAGTTGATCGTACATGTAATCTTGGTATTACAACTACAATGAAAAATCTTCTAAGTGAAACAGCACTCAATACAAAAGTGTGGGAGAATGCAGGATGAAAATTGGATGGATGGAATAAAATTGACAAATTCAGTTTTTGTATACCTTTGGAGATGTGGTTGGGTGTAATGGAAGACTACAagaaagttatattgaatgttcgtcaggaaattattctattaagaTCTTCAACAGATGCAGATGCAGTGACTACCACTGATGGAGCTAcagttgaaattaatatcacaaAGATACAATGGAAAGTACCCTATATACATGTTTCTGACTACATTCGGCTTGATTTGTTGAACCTATCACATACAGATAAACCAATTAATTTACCTTTTAGATCATGGCAGATACATGAGTATCCAACACTTCCTCAAACTACTACTCATCAATGGACAGTTAAAACAGCTTCACAAATGGAGAAGCCCAGATTTATTATTCTAGGCTTtcaaactgataagaaaaataaactGAGTGCAAACAAGTCATGTTTTGATCTATGTAAACTACACAATATTCGTCTCTATTTGAATGCACAATACTTCCCCTATGACAATATAATGGGAAGCAAACACTTGCTCTATCATATGTTTAGTAGCTTCCTACATGCTTACTATCCACATACTAACAGTAACAATCTTACTTCAATATCATATAATACATTCATTGAAAAGGCTGCACTAATAGTAATAGATTGCAGTCGTCAAAATGAATTGTTGAAATCTGGTGCACTAGATGttaaacttacatttgaaactAATGAAAATATACCTGATAAAACCTCTGCCTACTGTCTAATTCTTTATGATAATGTGTATGAATACACACCATTGAGTGGTATGGTTAGGAAAGTAATGTAgaagattacaataattataaaaccttATAATGGAGAATTAATTACAGCATCAAAGTGGAAAATTTGTCATAAAAATTAATagagagaataattaattttaagcCTCTACAAGGttttaatattataactgaagaaatacaggaataattgataattctaaatattttttttacaaatacacacctacctacctaccaacTACCTACcaacctacctacctacctaccaacCTACCTACCAACCTACCTACTACCAACCTACCTACCAACCTACCTACCAACCTACCTACCAACCTACCTACCAACCTACCTACCAACCTACCTACCAACCTACCTACCAACCTACCTACCAACCTACCTACCAACCTACCTACCAACCTACCTACCAACCTACCTACCAACCTACCTACCACCTACCTACCACCTACCTACcaacctacctacctacctacctacctacctacctagaTAGTGATCTCACCCTTTTGGTAGCAGCATGCTCATCATCACACCTCCTTTTACTGTTCTGAATATCTTTATGTCCCCAAGCCAATGTATTTATACAATCATTTCTTATGAATCTTTTATCATCATAGGGCCTAAGAGCAACCTTCTCCTGGTTTTCAGTTGTGACAATATGTAGTTTACTTACAATATGTACAGATTTTATTGTATGCTCAACACcttcaaacaaacattttttgtaCAACTTGAATTGTAATTGGTTTCTTTGAGCACTCTTTGGAACACCCTTGGCCACCTTCTTTTCTTCACAGTTAGAGAATATAAATGAGTACATTTTTGCTTGTAATCCTATAAATTCAGTTATAATTCTGCCACCATTCTCATCTTTGAATTTAccaattacttttttattctccTCATTATAACATGGGTGATTTTTAGGAAAGTTTGATGTgtcaaataaatgtttatatttcctaATATCTTCATAAATATCTTCAGTCTGTATCACATACATAAAACTATCAGTATCAGACATCAAAACTTCACATTATTTGTCTTTGAATATATTCTTGATTTGATTGTAATGGAAATCGTACATAACATTTTTGCTGTGTTCCAATATTACAGCACCAACAAAAATTGGTTTGTTCAATACaactttaattttattcaagcaCACACCAGTAACATTCTCATTATATGGAAACCAATTTTTTACTCTTGGCTTGGAGATGATTCTGTCTAGTTTCTCTTCATCCATTACAATTTCAAAGTCTGTATGGTTTTTAACATTCATGAGAGTGCGGCCATAACAACTATTATTAATCAACTTGTAAAGGGttcgatcaaattcattatCTGCTACTGTCCTTAATTGTGTATTCATATCAATGAAAGGTTTCATCCATCTactttgttcaaattttataccTCTGTGTACTTTTTTCAACACCATACCCAATTCTAAGTAGAGTTTTAGATTATCAgaatatattacatatttttctttgtttgtgAATGTTGTTATTAGTTTCTCATATCTACCAGTAGGTGGTGTTTCTTTCAAGGGTGCTAGAGGGAAACAATTGTGTGTGCTTTGAAGGTGAGAGGGGTATTCCAAGTCCACTTCCAACATGTACCCTAAACTTGAATCAGTTATTTTTTGAGGATCAAattcttctatttctctttcactcatccattcaaattttgaatgtgGAAGATTTCCAGACATACCCACGGCATACAAATTATTACAATCCCAATAGATTATGTATGTTTCTGGCTCatttatgttgaaattactCATATATCTATTGTTTGCTTTTGCATATCTCTTAGGAACGACACTTATCCCCCCtcttattcctttttcaaagAATAGGTGCATATCAATATCAGTCAAGAGTTCGAGCTCTACTCCTGTAATTTTCAACATAGCAAACCAAGAATAAtgtggaagagagaagaagtgAGCTGGGTCTAGATTATAGGTACGCATGAAACTTGTTcgaaaattctgaaaaatgtcTGCTAATAGAAGAATGTCTGTTTTTAAGTAAAGGTCATGGTATTCAGCAAGATTTTTTATGTTGAAATGCTTCCAAATGTTCTGTGCATGCTGATATTCTGTTTCAGTGATTTGACTGTCGGTTAGTCTACtgtagaatttatcaatagtaGGTAATTTCGTTTCTTGGAATCGCTCAAAACTATTCATATATTCGTATGggtaaaattgttttgttttcaatagGTCTGCTTTATTTGAGGAGAAATGTTTTGATAGaagatcaaattttgaattgatcTCAGCCAATTTCTCAAGAGATGAATTCAAGAAATTGAGAGAATCAATAAATCTTAGTGTATCATTCAATGTTATAGAGATAATTTTCTCA
Coding sequences within it:
- the LOC120354647 gene encoding uncharacterized protein LOC120354647, which translates into the protein MPQKGHEILTFKNFSYTLRVPYIIYADLECLIINGEHIPCGYGYVIVNESGNIHCGPKIVRANSLTESETLIEKFIGELDEYGIILKDKLKQNIPMTINSEENRKFLEETLCCLCNKRLLFDRVRHHSHSNGMYLGAAHNNCNLNAEKVEKIPVVFHNFSGYDSHFIIQALTNYKKKISCIAKTSEKIISITLNDTLRFIDSLNFLNSSLEKLAEINSKFDLLSKHFSSNKADLLKTKQFYPYEYMNSFERFQETKLPTIDKFYSRLTDSQITETEYQHAQNIWKHFNIKNLAEYHDLYLKTDILLLADIFQNFRTSFMRTYNLDPAHFFSLPHYSWFAMLKITGVELELLTDIDMHLFFEKGIRGGISVVPKRYAKANNRYMSNFNINEPETYIIYWDCNNLYAVGMSGNLPHSKFEWMSEREIEEFDPQKITDSSLGYMLEVDLEYPSHLQSTHNCFPLAPLKETPPTGRYEKLITTFTNKEKYVIYSDNLKLYLELGMVLKKVHRGIKFEQSRWMKPFIDMNTQLRTVADNEFDRTLYKLINNSCYGRTLMNVKNHTDFEIVMDEEKLDRIISKPRVKNWFPYNENVTGVCLNKIKVVLNKPIFVGAVILEHSKNVMYDFHYNQIKNIFKDK